A stretch of DNA from Diospyros lotus cultivar Yz01 chromosome 14, ASM1463336v1, whole genome shotgun sequence:
acCCTGCAGGACCCATGACTTCGAGTGAACACATATTAGTTAACCTTCCTGCAGTTTACTCGAATCTGACCTTGTGACCCAGTTAATGGATTTATGTTTCCCATCTTAATCATGGAGTCAGCAAAGTCCGTTGAGAATGCGCCGGCATTGGTGCTGTACTTCCTCACTAGCCCGTCTGTTTGGCCACCATATTTGTATAGTTCCTGATCAGTATGTAGAAGACCCTTCTTCTGCACCAAGTTGGAGAAGTATTTGGTGTCAAAGATCACGGGGGTAGGGTCCAACGGTGCGAGGTTTTCATCTCCGCCCTTTCTGGGGCAGGTGGCTTGGCGTTGGCGCCTAAAGGTGGGGTCGATGTTGGTGTCGTTATAAATCCGTTCTCGGAAGGTTCTACACTTTGCAAAACCGACGGTGTGGCCGCCGGACAGGGCGACGAGGTCATTGACGTCTAGGCCTTGCTTTCCGAAGTTGTTAATGAGGGCAGGCAGATCCAGGAATGGCGAAGGGATGTCAGTGTTGGCCTTTGTCCTGCTGGCCGTGGTTGAGTCTCTCCTCCCTAGTTGCACCTGCCATGTTGGCCCCCCAAGCTGTACACATGATCCAAACAATTTTAGCTATTTCTGTCCCagctttattttaaaaaatagaaacatgGGAAAGTAAGGGCATGAAGTATATAACACACCGCAACCACTGAGTCGCGAGCAGCAACGGCCAAAATGTCGGCGCATGACACCACCGGTTTCCCGCAGGCCTGGTCGACCTTGGCTTTGATTTTGTCGACGACTTCGAATCCTCTGAGAGATCCCTTGTTAGGAATTGCATTCTTTTCACTGTCAATGGTGGGTGCTGGGTCCAGAAGAACTGAGGCATCACATCCCTGCATCAAAATAATCACCGGATTAATTAAGCTTACGATTAGCAACCATATTAGGAGATGGAAATCAAATCACGGAAAGAGATTAAGTAGTTGTATCGGTGCTGCTAAATATAGATTATAGACTATACATACCAGGACGAAACAGTCGTGGAAGTGAAGTCGAAGCAAAGAAGCGCCCATGCGCCTCTCTTCCCTCACGGCTTCCTCGACAGCACTTTTGATGGTTTTCAAGGCGTTGGGGCATGTTTTGTCGTAGTAATAAGGAGAGAGTGATGCAGACAGAGGCAGCGCCGTGGTTGCAAGAGCTAGGGCGAAGAAGGCACGGATACAGAAGCTGCCAAGCAAACCCATAATATTGCTTGACACGAAGACGGATCACTAATAATATTTGGCTGCTTTTTGTTTTACCAGTTAGTGGTGATGCTATGATATGCTTGTGCTTTGTGCTTTGATTTTGGTTGCATTTGTAGGCTAAGTTGGTGTCTGTATTTATAGATGCAATTAGCGATGATGAGCTACCTTGGACTTGGGCAAAACAAGAATAAGACTTTGCCACGGTTATATCTGGCCAGCCACAATTTTTTATCAGGTTCCATTGACAACTCAAATTTAGGTTATCCACTGATGCAAGAAATTAAGAGATTCAAACTGT
This window harbors:
- the LOC127790198 gene encoding peroxidase 22.3-like, whose protein sequence is MGLLGSFCIRAFFALALATTALPLSASLSPYYYDKTCPNALKTIKSAVEEAVREERRMGASLLRLHFHDCFVLGCDASVLLDPAPTIDSEKNAIPNKGSLRGFEVVDKIKAKVDQACGKPVVSCADILAVAARDSVVALGGPTWQVQLGRRDSTTASRTKANTDIPSPFLDLPALINNFGKQGLDVNDLVALSGGHTVGFAKCRTFRERIYNDTNIDPTFRRQRQATCPRKGGDENLAPLDPTPVIFDTKYFSNLVQKKGLLHTDQELYKYGGQTDGLVRKYSTNAGAFSTDFADSMIKMGNINPLTGSQGQIRVNCRKVN